In the Sulfobacillus thermosulfidooxidans DSM 9293 genome, TCATCCCAATCCGCGGCCAACTTACGGACCAAACCTTCGGGTAAATTCAACCGCGCCGCAATACTATGACGAACACATGGATCGCTGTCACAAGCCAACTTCCAAACCAAAAAGCCAGGAAGCCAAGGATTTTTCGCTAAAGTTTCGCGAACATTCCAACTTGAATCCCCAAGAAGATGGAACAATACACCAAGACCTAATCGTTCTTTTTTGGCAACAATACATCGAATCTCAATAGTTTTATCACGTGTGAACATTTATTAAAGAAGCGGAAAGATCGTCACGCAAAGCAATGGATTTTCGCACTTCGTTGTCTGAATCGTGCGCGAGAGTAGGCCACAATCGTCGCGGTAAGCTAAGATTGCGAGCTACTTCTCTGCGAATGTCCCTATCCGACCAACAACTCAGCATTTCCAATACGTCTTCTGAATCAGAGGTTTTAGCCTGCAGAAGAGCCATTTTTTTATTTCATCCATCATCCATCACATACTCCTTTCAAAAAATTTACAAACTCAACAATAGCCGAACAATAGCCGATTGTAGCGTTTTATTGTCCATAGTGGGTGAACTAATCAATAAGGTTTAAGAAGCTCTTGAGAATAGTGCATATAGCTTTCAGCTACAATTATTAACATTTTCTCCAACGGCTTCCTTTGTTCTTGTTGATAACATTGAATTGGAAAATTTTTGTCTCGCATTATTGGCTTCCCGGTGTTTCGCCGATCGGATAATTAGTCGACCTGAATGACACATAATACCAACACCTATTGTGGCCCCCAAAACGACGGCTACGTCCTGAAAATCGTAATGATCGCCAATGTGCTGGAGATCGGTTTAAGCCCCTAATTCGTAGACAGATCATTGATCGCTGGACCCGGAGCCTCTCGGGGCATGATGTGGACAAACAAGGCCAAAGGGTTATGGCTCAAGTCATTCCAGCCTATCATGCCCCGTTCTCCGCCTCCAGCGAGACCCTCACCCACGCTCGTCATCGAGTCATTTTGTCCAAGTTTGTTAGGGGGCTTAATAGGAGATAGAGCCGGTCGCACTCAGCCCCGCGAAAAGAGGCGCGCTCCAAGACGTCCAGACGAATTTGAAACGGGCGTTGCGTGATTTAAGGATTCAACTAAATCGAACTGTCCGCGTGCCCAGGCGGCGAAAGTTCACGCCCATAATCTATGAGCGATTATTGCATGGTAGCCTCGGTACTGGCATTAGCCGCATTACGTCGCTCAAAACCGACGTCGGTTTCATTCCGGGATATCCGGCGCGTCATAGCCCCTCTCCAATTATCTCACTTCCACCAAGTTCAGACCATGTCCACTACGACGAAAGAGCGTTAACTAGTAATTGGAAATTACAACCGAGGCGAATCCCCGAACAACGTGACACTGTGGTCCAAAAACGTTCGTTTTTGCACACCCCGGTGATGCGGCGTTGTCGGTGCCCCAAGCTCCCGTCAACGTGTATCAAAACCGTTGGTCAAAATACCGGTGTCACAGCTTGTTCGGGATGATGCGTTTTGATACACTCAATGCTAACCACCGGTTCATTCCTCGGAACACCCGGCAACGACAACAAGAAAGGATGACCCCGCATGCTCATCGGGTATGCGCGCGTCTCAACCCCGGATCAAGCGCTCGCGGTTCAAGAAGACGCCCTAGTGCAGGCAGGGTGTGAAAAACTCTTTCGGGACGTGCAATCGGGCCGCGACACGAATCGTCCCGGCCTGCAAGCGGCGCTGGACTATGCCCGTTCGGGCGATGTGCTCGTCGTGTGGAAACTGGATCGGCTCGGGCGATCCATGAGTCATCTCATTGCGCTCGTAGAGGATTTGCGCAAACGGGAGATCGGCTTGCGTAGCTTGCAGGAACGGATGGATACCACCACGGCGGAAGGACAACTTATCTTTCATCTGTTTGCGGCTCTGGCCGAGTTTGAACGCGGATTGATTCGCGAACGCACTATGGCGGGATTAGCGTCCGCGCGGGCCCGAGGGCGTTTGGGCGGACGGCCCCGGCTTCTCACGGACGATCAGATTCGCATGGCGACCGAAATGATCCGCACAGGCCACATGACAATGGTTGACGTCGCCCGGGCATTGCATGTGTCCCGTCAGACGGTCTATCGGGCGGTGAAAGCTATGCAGAATGCCGAGGAAGCGCAAAATAATCGCTGACGTGAAAACAGGTTATCGATGTATTGGTTCCCGCCAAAGAGTGCGCATAGCCTCGTGCATGCGGATCTATCACTAACTGCTAATGAGGATCAAGATACTCTTAGAAGTCATCAGGGAAAGGATCATGACATTGGCGATCACAATCCTAAATCATTTCTTCGCGCAGCTTTTGTTGGATCCATTGCTTCCGCGGCTAGTAGTATACAGATACCAACTATCCGTCACCGTTGCAACGCTTATCGCTGGCTTAGGTGGATCTTTTTTAGGTGGATTGATTGGATTCGGAGCGTCGCGTTCATCAGCTTGGTTAGACGATCAAAAACGCCGTAAGCAATTTCTTATTGGTCTCTCGCAAGATGTGAAACGATGCCAAACCATCGACCTCAGTATATCATCCGATTCCCTTCAATTATTAAATCCTATTAGTTTTCCCTTCATTCGACAAATTGCTCAAGGGCAATACGTACATCTCTTTTCTCCGGACGAACTGACGGCTTTGCTCAAACTCTTTTACTTGACAGAAAACTTCTTACGGTTTCAAGAAC is a window encoding:
- a CDS encoding recombinase family protein; this encodes MLIGYARVSTPDQALAVQEDALVQAGCEKLFRDVQSGRDTNRPGLQAALDYARSGDVLVVWKLDRLGRSMSHLIALVEDLRKREIGLRSLQERMDTTTAEGQLIFHLFAALAEFERGLIRERTMAGLASARARGRLGGRPRLLTDDQIRMATEMIRTGHMTMVDVARALHVSRQTVYRAVKAMQNAEEAQNNR